The Ziziphus jujuba cultivar Dongzao chromosome 12, ASM3175591v1 sequence AGGTTTTACTGcattttaataaagaaaataaaaatatttagggAACTTCGCAACTTAAAATTTCATTTGgacctttaaaaaaaatctaatttaggTAATTAACTCCATACTTAAATGTTTTGGGTGTTacattttaatttctaaaactAAGGtaggattatttatttatttatttattaaaaatgggTAGAATATGGACAGTGTCGTTTGTCTCTCATTCGTCAATTTTGGGAATAAAAAGGACATTCTAAGTTCGAGGATTTAATGTTCAATGTGACCAAAATACATGGTGGTAAAGTGcaactattctttttttttttttttcctttttcaaaattacaaattgaaTTTGTAATTTCAGATAGCTAGGCCTACATGGAGTGTATTCTCAGTGATTTTTTATCATTAGACCAAGCCTACCTTTCCATGCTATTTAGATAGTACTATCTTCTAATTTGTGTAATgtgatatatatttacatatatatatacacccacacacacacacacacacacacacacatgatcAGGTTCAACTTAGGTCcttaatatcataattaatatcaaaactttttttttaagctcTTTGATCATATTAAAgactaaaatttcaaattacatttattaattacCAAGTCCCGACAAGACTCACGTTTCCAAAATAGGATTTTAGTTAGTCACTAACTTATATTTgactattttttgaattttaaattatagttgtttatgtgattttaaggctaataaacaaaaatttaatattaaaactatcaaaTCATCTTGATGTCAGCTTTAGTCTATACATATACACCGGGCTCAAATCAGGTATTTAAGTTTAGGACTTAatttagaacaaaaaaaattgacatgcaATATATTGCAAGACGATGGTTTGAATCAAGTCCTAAATTTAAGAATTTGACTTGAATTTgatactatatacatatataattgataacGTGCCATTGCCATTGGATCTAATATTTTGTACTGAACACggaatatattgatatatatatatatatatatatatatatttgtaactaATGGGATGGACAACGAACAATGTTATAACTTCACTTTTTGCatgataaaattttagatttaaaagtcaaaataaaatttataatgaaataaaaaaaatctaaaataaaatcaatcaatATCAACAGATCACTAATAGCTATACTCATATATACTTAATAAATTACATAATATGTGTTAAGATACATATAGAGAGAGAGTAAGACTCACGTTTAGATGATCTTCCTTTATCAGCTATTGTATttgttaggatttaaaattaaaaatatataaaatatgagtttagtgatatactaaaattctatttagaaAAGATACTAGTATATTAAGGAtctcatatctatatatatatatatatatatatgcatatcagTCTTTCATCAAGACGTCTTGATGAAAAAATCTTTCTCCTATGGAAGAAGAGGAAAATTACAACCTCTATAACAAAAATAACTTGCATTGCATAGAACACAACATTAAGAGTCGTAATAACTTCTGTCATAGGCTTTTTAGATAGTTCATTCTTCTAAGACAATAGAAAAAGAATACCTATCAAAAGACCTTTTTCAATTTGAGGACACTTTATTATTAGCAATTAGATTGGTTTAagggataaaatttaaaatgtcttGATAATCTAAATGAGATGGATGATGTACAAAAATCTTAGGAGGGTAAAGTGAACCTTTCAGGGTTCatttaaacttcaaaaattattttacatcTCAACcctttaaacaatataaaggctaaaaaataaagttatgaTGGGAAAACCATTAGAATGTCCTGATAGGAGAATAAATATTGGCATCTAAATAATcgtaaagaaaacaaataagaataaatattCGGATCTAAAGGCTGTAAAGGAAACAAATTAACTCTTGTGTTTcctattcaataaaaaaaaattaaacaaatatcaatCAAATTGATTCGTTCTTTCAATTAAGTTGTAGGCATCTCAAAGCGGCAAATTGGGCAGTAGTGACTATGATTCAACCATGTTACTATGCAATCCTCATGAAAAACATGAGAGCAAGGCATGCACGAAGCACGTGACGTTTCTGCCTTATCGAACTCTTCCAAACATACCATGCATGTCTCGTTTTCACTCACCAATCTACTCCTTGTTCTCATCCTTTTCCGGCTGTACTCTTTCTCTTCAACAACCCTAACCCTTTTCAGCATCTTCTCAATCGATAGCTTCGATGATGGTACCATTCCGTTGTTGTTCCTATTTTGTTCTTCCATCAACGAATCCACCGTAGCCTGAAACGCTATACATCTTTCGCAACGGTACATTAAGTGATTTCTTGATATCTTTACGCTTATGAAGAGTGCAGCGCAATTCTTGTCGATCACTGACTCGCCAATTGTTTTACGACAGCAGTTTATAATTTTCTGCACTATAAAATTATGCTTCTCTGAGTCGATATTCAGAAAGAAAAGTTTTGAACAAAGGGCACCGTAAGCAATATTGTCCAACAAATCGTTCATATCACAACGGAAGGTTGCATGGCgatttttttcttgattttcgcAAATACTTGTTAATTCTGAAGAATCTGAGATGTTGATATAGTGATGGTGGACTTCATAAACAAACTTGATTGAAAGTTGAAGACGCTGAAGTCGACTCCGAAGGGTTTTTGCAACCATATGAGAGGGCTCAACTTTGCAAGCGTAAGTATTAATTTGATGATGGATCTCCATGACTACTAGAATACAAAATAAACTGATATATCATTCAAGGAACAGTTTCATgcttatgtataaatatatatatatatatatatagattttagaCCTATTTTCCCATTTCGACTCTTATTTCCTTATTTCTACATCCTTGTCGGTTTTACCGTTTCGGATTCTTCTTCGTGTTATCCTTGAATTAAAGGCGGCTGTAAAATTAAAGTGAGAtatgtgttttatttatttatttttcccttaaaaaatatagaaatataaaaataaataaataattaggttCAGTAGTGGCCGTAAGTTGGGATTATAATTCGTTGAATTACTCtaaatttttcaaagaaaatagaGTCCGACCTTATAAATCAATACTTATTgaactataaaaaaatataatttaatggcGTTATTTGTTTAtcgataaaataaataaataaattagtaatttattgataaatgaatATTAGTAATTTAAagggaattatatatatatatatatatatatgtatataatgaaaaataattttactaattaTATATGTCTATTTTTCCATAGCATATTTATAactcttaaataattaaaaagaaaagaaaagagaagttcTAGTTGCACTACCAAACAAActaaacatattattattaaggatatttattaactaaacatatttatatttattttcagaaatataagattgaatattttaaatgttttcagAAGTATTGGCActgaacattttaaatatatttaaaagtatgcaaTCGAACGTTTTTAGATATGAACATCTCATATGTGTTTAAAAGTATGTGACTCAACATCTCATTTGCATTCAGAAGTATGTAATTTTATGTTTTCAGAGACAAACATCCTAAATATATTCAGAAGTATGCTGTTGAATATCTCAAATGTATTAAAAACTATACGATTGAATCTCTTAGAAacgtttataattttgaaatcgaATATTCCAATGAATACATCTTTCCATTGCCCAAAATTGTTTTAACCGGAaacaaaattttgtgaaatttctatGACTATCCATTTCATCCAAAAGCGTTGTGAAGAGTTTTCACAAAGTGGTGTTTGATTTATAAATGATCtgtggataaaaataaaaaaagtgtgtGTTTTGGCTTAGTTAAGACGGTATGAACTATgggtattttaaatattaaaaatattgtataaagttattttgtattttttatatatttaaaatttagtgtACAAAGAATAATACAGTATAGAGTTCTTGTAGAATTGTGAAAATGACTTCTCTAAAAAAATGTAGTTAAAAGTCGATATATGCATATAGAATTGCAAAAATTAACATGTACATAGATAAAAAGTTAATATTAACATACAATCACAAAAGCCCAACAAAATTAatgttgtatttattaaaaaGGTAATAAATATGACTATTGATGATGGTAGTGATCAAGATAGtacttttgtttttcattttagcAAGAAGAATTTTTTGTGACGAACTAGGAACATAGTTGTTATTGCTAAAGTTGGAGATCGAGTTGCCCACTATATCAGCAGCTAAAGATGTTGGGTATCATCTTTTACACATAAATTGTGtactatatgattttttttttccttaatggaTTTTAGACTAAAGGTAATGATTAACACCTATGGTTTTTCCCATTTAGGGATTCCATGTAAAAATATgtgtattaaatttttatttcattgccATTTAAATTTCTACATTTACTATTTTATATGCGTCCTAAGTTTAATTGTTGATAACTTCacctaaaaataaaagcattaaacatatttaaagCCCAAAAGTTTAACACCGTGAATTTTTGTCACAATATTAGATcacttaattaaatttttatttgttggtgaagaaaattttgctaagttttaaaattttcttaaaaatttaacTAAACATTAATTAGGACCAATGAGAATCTAAGGGCCTGTTTGtccattttttcaattttatatttttgaaacattgttGTTAAAATAGAGgacaaaaaacaattttctactgtttttgaaaattaagcGGCATTTGGCAATCTAGGATCTCAAGGCATTATCGTATTCCGGGTTACTTAGTTTACTCAAACGGTCTTGGGTATTCAGTTTTTTGAATGGTTCCATGTGTTAGAACCATTTGAATAGTCCTAAGGCCTAGGTCCATTTAGGCAGTCCTTGGATATTGAGGTCCATTCAGGTATTCTTATGACGACTAGCGTGGCTGGGTGGGGGCACTGGCAAGCTACCAagtgtccaatcccacattgtCCAAGTGTATATCAGAGgatgatttaaatgtaataatagtcacttttATAATGCTAAGGCATTTTTAGAGAGGTTGCTTAAGGGTTTGAAAGAACTTCAAAGTTAATCGTGCTCAGAGTGAGAGCAATCATAGGATGGATGACCTCCTAGGAagctggaaaaaaaaatgagtgtAGTGGCTAAATTAGGGACAACATTGGCAGAAAGTGACAAATCTGCCAGTGGAgccggggtgttacaaatggtatcaaagcctgtACTGGTCGGAAGTATGCCAACGAGGACATTGAGCCACAAGGGAAAGTGGATTGTGACGACCAATGTGGGCAGGTACGGAGCATTGATAGGCTACCCGGTATCCAATCTCACATTGCTTGGGTGTAGATCTCGGGATGATTCCAATCTCACATCGCTCAGGTGTAGATTTGAGGATGATTCCAATCCAACATCACTTGAGTGTATATTtggggatgattcaaatgtaataatagtcattcTCATAATGTCAAAACCTTTTCAAAACGGTTggctttaggatttgaaagaacttTAAAGCTAAGTTTCTAATCTCACATCACTCAGGTGTAGATCAGGAGATAATTCAAAtgaaataatagtcactctcataatgtcGAGATCTTTTTAGAGCCTTTAGCTTCAGGATTCAAAAGAAGTTCGAAGTTAAGTGTGCTTAAGGTGAGAGCAATCTTAGGATTGGTGACCTTCTGGATAGctctggaaaaaaaatttcatacaaaGTATGTTGGATAAATGGGTGACAATATCAGCAGAGTGTGACAAATCTACATTGGAGGTGGTTTATTAGAGTTCTTGGACCCGACCCCACTTGGATGGTCCCGAGCCTCAACTCCATCAAGGTGATTCCACACTTCAATCTTGTTAGATGATACCAAATTGGTGGTTTGTATGATGCCTTACTGtgttaaaattgttttcaaaataaggaaaaataacaaattatggTTTGTATGACATTTTACTGtgttaaaattgttttcaaaatgagaaaaaataacaaaatgtgGTCTTATGACGTTTTACtgtgttaaaattattttaaaacaaggaaaaataataaaatattgttttctcatTGTGTTTGTCTTCAAAAATTGTTCTAAAAAAATCATAGCCAAACACCTTATAAGTTACAAGTGTTTTAGAGaatagtttttttgtatttaaaaatagtgaactgtttaaaaaaaaaaaaaagctggctAAACAGGTCCTAAAGTTCTAGAGTTTGGGTATATAGAAAATGAAATGACTAAATTGTCCTTGGAGTTTATAAGCTTGGTTTAAGTAATGGTAACAAGGTAAATACACGTATAAGTTGTAGAAAATTACAATTTTGCCACTCTCCTTCTACTTAAGCCAAACACcgctatctattttttttcattgtttttattctttcttctcATTGGTGAGAGTAACTCAAGAGTGGAGAATGAGAGAGATTTTTGCCTCAATCTATTTTGGCTCAACCTTTTGGACTAATGTCTTTAAGGTTACTCATCCTTGGAAACTCAAATTTTTGCTAGAATCCTACCCAATAGTAGACAATGAGAGAGAATTTTGGCTTACTCTTGGTAGTTTAAGCTCTCAAACTTTAGGACAAATGATTTTAGGTTACTCATCCTTGGAAACTGAAACTTTTGCTTGAATCCTACCATGAAACAACCATACCCAATCCCCATTATTGTAACCTCCTAACTAGAGTTTCCATGTTTCCCAATGAAGATTGGAGTTGATCCATAGCTCGATTTGCTCTTCTTTAAgtttattttaagattttgtaGTTGCATGTAAGCTTGAGGTGTGAAATTTGAAATTACCATTGACAATTTAGAGCTTTAAGGCTCAGTTTGACTGCATCCATGCTAGGTTGTTGAAACCAAGGTGAGATATTCTTGAATCTTTGATACTTGAGTTAAAATAAGATGGTTTTAGGAGTTGCATGTAAGTTTTGGTGAAAAATTGGAAGAATGGAGGGGAGATGTGCACATATATTACCATCGCTCATCGCTTTTGGGCATGTGGCAAATCAGTGGCGAAGAacaaaaatgatgatgatgatggtaaatTAATACTTGCATGTGAACTTTTGCAGTTGCATGTGGTAGATCTATGTTGCATGTtgctatatttaaatttttagaagtTGAGCAAGTTCTCTTTGCTGCTAGTCTTAAAGCTTGGTATTTGCACATGTGATTCTATTATTGTATGTCTTGGCTCTTCGGTTGTATGTgaatttggataaaaatttgaagaaatgaaAGTTTTATAGTTGTTTCATCACGGACTTGTGGTAATGGTGGCTAGTGGCTAGCTACCAATTCACAGGTGATGATGTGGTAACAACAAGAGTGATGTGGCTACCATGAATGATGACATGACAAAGGTTTGGATGATGATGTAGCGTAGATGGGTGATGTGTCATGCTTActtgaaattttacaaattcaAGGACTATTTTATTAGAGCTTCGAAATTAGTCTAAATAGTATATGATACTATTTTTAGCTCCACAGAGGGTGAAATGATATGCACAGGTCTTCAAGATGAGCAGGAAGCGGAACTAGTTTAGAAGCTGCAATCTTTGTCAGTggaatattcatatatatatatatatataaagcattgATATGGTAAAGGACTTATGAAAAGGAACTATGAGGAATAACTTCCATAGCTTTACAATTTGCATGATTTTATAGCTCTGAATGCTTATCCCTCACAGTCCTCTTCATAAGTCCCTTATcatatcaaaattgtataaatataaaCATGCAAATGCCTAAGAAATGATTTTTGGTACATAATGCATTTTGGACTATAAATTTTCatgcttatttatatttatctaaGTTATTTGCAAATACTTATGAGCtggttattgataattttttattatatataaatgtatatcgATTTCTTTGCATGCAGGGTTTGCAAAAGTATTATGATGTTATGCACCCCTAGGATATGATTGATTCTCAAATATGATGGATgtaatttagaattttattattggatGCATTTATTTGTGATCATGGTAGCCTAATGGCTGGGTTACCATTAGCTTGGTCTGAACAACCAAGGATTAGGAGTAGGTTTATGGTTATGGTTTAGGATGGTACATGGTACAATTAGGTTTATGGTTATGGTTCAGGATGGTACATGGTATGATTTAAAGCTAACTTAGCTTGGCTCTACTTGGTGTGGAGTTCTCTCCCCCAAGTAGAGGGTATAAACttagatttatttttagaaatggAATGTGCGATATGgtttttaaatgttatattGTGAAAGTTCTAAACTAGTTTCAATTATATCATCCTAAATGTTATAACTATCAAGTATATCCCGCCTGCTAGTTGGGAAAGTTTTTTCTAGATAAAGTATATTTGTCTTGTCTGTTCTATTTTATGCTGCTGTCTCCTTAAGAATTGCTTACCTATGGATAGCTTATGGACTTGGAATTGGTTTTGCTAGGTCTCTTAGTGTAGTCTTTGTGATTATGCAATTGAGTATTTAACTCATCTTTTTGTAGCTTGTCTTTATGATATGGCAATttgatgttttattttaaatctaattGGCTGTAGTCTCCATAATTTGGGTTCTCCTTTACTTCCTTTTCAAATGGCCATGTTTCCTTTAGTTctcaagtttttcaactttaCATTGTTGCTATCATCGTGTGTTAAGACCCTCCCAATATTACCTATCGAAACCTTAGGATGGCCCTGACAAGGGAAAACTTCAACGAAATTTCTAGAGAAATCAGGCAATAGTTCCCATAAAAAATTGACTTTCCCAAATATTCTCTACATAGGAATCTCATTCCGAAAATATACATCAACTTTATTCCTCCCCACCTTACTACGAGTTTTCACAAATATGCATGCAAGACTTCAATAGCAATAGTGTAgcaatacaaatataattaataattaataaattgtaaatacCTTTATATGTGTTGGGACCCCTTCTGAAGCTTACTATTTGAACCCCAGGATGGCCCCAACTTTTTCCAGGATTTTACTCAACAAAGGAAATACATACTTTTATAA is a genomic window containing:
- the LOC107425365 gene encoding RING-H2 finger protein ATL73, translating into MEIHHQINTYACKVEPSHMVAKTLRSRLQRLQLSIKFVYEVHHHYINISDSSELTSICENQEKNRHATFRCDMNDLLDNIAYGALCSKLFFLNIDSEKHNFIVQKIINCCRKTIGESVIDKNCAALFISVKISRNHLMYRCERCIAFQATVDSLMEEQNRNNNGMVPSSKLSIEKMLKRVRVVEEKEYSRKRMRTRSRLVSENETCMVCLEEFDKAETSRASCMPCSHVFHEDCIVTWLNHSHYCPICRFEMPTT